The DNA window AGCAATGACCCCATAAAAACATGCTTGGATAGCGCAATAAGAAGCAATGTATGGGTGGTACTAGTGCCATCTTTCAAAACATCATCTCTTGTACAACTAGCTACATAATGAGATTTTTCATGGAAGCTGATTCATTCTGCAATGTGAATACTGGCTATAAAATCACTAGATGAGATCAGCACCGGTTTTTTCTCATCATCCGGTGACAATGACCCGATCGATCAATTTTGAAGCATTAGGAATCAGGCAAAGATTGATTGAGAATATGCTATGATATTGACAACAAACCAAGGAATCTGCCACATGTACATCTATGTCATTTTGATTTTTCCTCCCCGTTCTTCCATTTCCAAGGAAAACAATGCGCTAAAGTGGGCCCGTACGATGGGTCCGAATCATATGCGCTAAAGTTATTTTTTAAGATGAGTAATGTGTCTGACTTTTTTTTAAAGAATAGCCTTTTTAGAACGTAAAGATATTCGACAAAGCTTTCAATAATATAATTAAGAATGTGTTTAGTTTAAAGAATTATTTAATATAGAATGAAATGATTCATCACAGTCATTACATGAATTGTTTGTGGGACGAACACATTCCTCGTTATTGAGCTAACAATGTGCTGAGAGAAATGGAGGGTTATGTCAACCAATTAAAATATAAAGAATTAGAAAATGACAGACCATCCTATTTCTCGAATCAAACATCCTCTAATATTCCAAACAGCTTCTATATTCTCACCTTGTAAAATAGTGCACCAATGACACCATAAAAATATGTTTCGATAGCGCAATAAGAGGCAACATATGGGTGGTACTAGTGTCATCTTTCAAAACATATCTCTTGTACTTGCACAACCAGCTACTTAATTAACTTTTCTAAAAACCATATATTTTAAAATGAAGGCCGTATAAATTCTAGCGAGCCTAGCTTTGAGGTTTCTATACGAGTcgcttttatttttatttttcacATAAACTGATTCATTCTGCAATGTGAATACTGGCTATAAAATCACTGGATAGATGAGATCAGCGGCGGTTTTTTTCTCATCATCCGGTGACAATGACCCGATCGATCAATTTTAAGGCATTAGCAACCAGGCAAGATTGACAGAGAATACGCCACGACATGGACAACAAACCAAGAAATCTGCCACATGTACATATACAGGGTGTTTAGATCTAGGAACTAAATTTTAATCCGGATCACATCGAACTTTTAGATGTCAATTAGGAAGATTAAATATAAGCTAACcgtaaaactaattgcataaatggagactaattcacgagagaaatctattaagtctaactaatccatcattagtacatgtttactgtagcacaatattgtcaaattatgaactaattagacTTAGTGGATTCCTCTCGTGAATTAGCCCCCATTTATGCAATGAGTTTGGTAATTaccctatatttaatacttctaattggtgtcCAAACATTCAATGTGACGGGACTAAAGTTTAGGGTgcgtttggcagagctcccagAGCTGATTTTCTGCTGAATTCAGGAGAAACTCTGCCAAACAGTTTTTCATGAAgaagtgattctctgctgattctgtgaagtgattctGTGAAATGAACTAAGAGTCTGAGAGCTGAAAACAACAACTTCTCTTAATTTTAtgaagtgattctccatcctgaTTTAAGAGTTTATGCTAGAGAATCAAAGAAAATTATTTTCAGTTATAGAATTATTTCTCTCAGAGATTCAGCAAAAATTAGAATCAGATGTGAAGAACCAAACGGGCCCTACATCTATGTCATTTTGATTTCCTCCCCGTTCTGCCATTTCCAAGGAAAACAATGCGCCAAAGTGGGCCCGTCAATGGGTCCGAGTCATATGCGACAGAAATATCTCCTTGCTGAGCCCACGTGGCCCAAAAGGCCCAAACGTCTACCGAAATCTCATTTCCgacgcgagcggcggcgggtcgCGTCGAAGGAGATGGGTGGCGCCGCCGTGGccgtgctcgccgccgccaccgccacacGCCAAAACCGTGCCCCGCTAGCCTCCTTGCTCACCAGGGTGGTGCGTGGGCTCCACGACGCTTCagtggcggcagcagcagcggaGGAGGACAAGGCGGGGGCGGGgagccggcggcgacggcggaggagcagcagcagcctccTGCTTGGACCGGATTTCCTCGACACCTGGGACCTTCCACCGCGTGCTGCATCGCGAACACCGCCTCCGCAGGACGGCGGAGGTGAGTGGGAATTATTGGTTTGGTAAATCTTGGGTTGAAGGCGGGGAAGCGAGCGTTGAGAGTGCCACCATTTCTATAAAAGAAATTAGATGTTAGTGTAATTAAATGGATATAAGTTGGTGGAGCTTAGGTCTTCTGATTCATCAAGTTAGCTTGTGGTATGAGATCGGTTCTTGTTATTCATGCATAATCAATGCTCAGATCCTATAGTATCCCAGTGTAGAAAACTATCGTGTTGCTAATGGTTGTAGCGTTGATGGACGACTGGACGAGAATGCAACTTGAAATGAAACGCGAGTTGGGGTTCTTTAGTAGCTCCTGTGCTAGCTAGAACTAGAAGTTTCTAGGGTGTTGGTTTAAGCACCAGTACAAGTGGAAGGTTCAGAGGGAAATTTAAGTTCTAACTGATGCAAACAGGAAATTGATTTAGTGTACTATTGTTGCTTGGTAGCTTCTTTTAGTAAATATATGTTTGGCATACAGCTGTATAGAAGTTTCAAGTCAACACCTTTGATTCTTGGCCAATTCGTGGATATCATCTATTTTATTATTGTTCAGCATCTTATGCTTAAAATCTGATGCATTGAACTATCATTTCTGTCTTCTGTAGCTGATTATGGTTACACCGCAACCATTATCGATGGCAAGTCTATTGCAGAGGACATAAGGTTACATATTGCTGAAGAAGTCCGTCAAATGAAAAGTGCAGTCGGACATGTGCCTGGTCTAGCTGTCGTATTGGTTGGTGATAGAAGAGATTCTGAATCTTATGTGCGATACAAAACAAAAGGTTGTGAGGAAGTTGGAATTAAATCATTGCTAGCAAAGTTGCCTGGAAACTGTACAGAAGATGAAGTGATGGATTCAGTGTCAAGATTTAATGAAGATCCTTCTGTTCATGGCATCCTAGTACAGCTACCTCTACCACAGGTAACATGTTCTCCTGTTGCCGCTTTCAAAAGGCATGCTCATTGGTTTACTTCATAGATTAATATCATGGGAAAAAAATCCATTTGCACCCAATAGAGAAAACTATTAGTTTCCATTTTATGTATCTGTCTGATCAAGGTTCATCTTAATTTACAACAAGCATTGCTACATTATGCTTGATATTGAACATAATACATTGTTGGTCTTTGTATTGTTGGGCTAATTTGTATCAATCAGCATATGGATGAGGAAAGGATTTTGAGCGCCATCAGTCTAGAGAAAGATGTTGATGGTTTCCATCCCTTGAATGTTGGAAATCTTGCTCTCAGAAGCCGAAAACCTCTGTTTTTGCCCTGTGCTGCAAAGGCGTGCATTGAGTTGTTGCTCCAATCTGGGATTGAACTCATGGGAAAGCATGTGACTGTGATTGGAAGAAGCAAAGTTGTTGGATTGCCCACTTCCTTACTTTTACAGGTTAAGTTGTCACAATTGAGTCACATCTATTATTTTTACCCACTTTTTACCATATGAGAACAGTATATTGACATTATTTTTCTCCAGAGGCATCACGCCACTGTCAGTGTTATCCATGCCTTCACAACAAATCCAGAGGCGATTACCCGTGAATCTGACATTGTGATATCAGCTGCTGGAGTGGCCAATCTTGTAAGAGGAAGTTGGTTAAAGCAAGGTGCAGTTGTGATTGATGTGGGGACAAATCCAATCGAGGTAAAGACCGTAGTTTTCTACTGTACTTTCGCTCAATAAGGTATGTTTTTCTGTGTTGTGCCTAATATTATTTGTCCATCATCACCAGCTTATTTTCTAATTAATGATATCTAAATTAATGGTGTAAATGATTCTCTTGTTGAGTGCTTCTAAAGTCCAGTAAATGCTGTTATGATCTGatgtttttatttttatttttatttttgtaaAAGGAACAATGTGTAGTCCAGGGTTGAAGTTACTCCTTTAGCAGAACACAATGAATCATCTTCATTCAATCATGGCATGTTTAACTGGTTGTCCACTGTAAAATTAAAATttcacctttttttttttgcaaacagAGTGTTTGTAGGCATCACTAGTTCACCAACACTTAGCGAATTGGAGCCATGAGTTTTGAACCCTTTTTTCGTGTTATAGCATCTAGCCAACGGGAATTCTGATATCTTTTATTTTTCAGGATCCTACCAGTGATTATGGTTATCGCCTAACTGGAGATGTCTGCTTTGAAGAAGCAGTGAAGGTGGCCTCTGCTATAACTCCAGTTCCTGGCGGAGTTGGACCAGTGACAATTGCGATGCTTCTTGGCAACACACTTGATTCAGCTAAACGGTTTTACGGCCTAAGTGACTGAATCCCCTGAACTGTACTTCTGCCACACTTACCCTTTGTAAATTAGttgtcttttcttttctttgctCTCTATTTTAGTTGTATGAGGGCTGCGATGTACCATATTTTTCTCAATAAATATTGTATGCTTAGCAGTGTACactaaataaatatattttgttTGGAGACAAGGCAACAAACAAAAGCAAGAAATTAACTTTAAGACACGGTTCCTCTTATTTTTGCTTCGGTCAGAAACAGGCATGACAGAACCATATTGGCTTTCATGCCCCATCTAACATTATCAAATGATTAAGCACAATGCTTaatcagcaaaaagaaaacgtATTTCAGTAGCAGATGATATGTCAAAGATCAATATGGGCACTCGCTTCCATTTCAACAGAGTCCGTGTAGTTTGAATTGTACATTTGCAACGCAGTAAACATCATACTGCCAAAAAAACATCCTGATTTGCATCACTTATTCCTTTTTATAGGAAACATTGGATAACTTGGGTGCACAACTATTGTGATGACATGTGCCATGAAGAATTACATtggggggttggggggggggggggggggtgagggGGAATGCAATTTGCATCTCACTGCTTGATGCAGTTGCAGCAAGGCATTATCTTCAGACCAGTTCAATTTTCTGCTCTGCCACCCAAGATTGTTTCGGCTCCAATTGTACTGTTTCAATCTACATGGGACAGTTGATCATATCATCAGCCAAATTCACACAATTATCAACGTTACTTCCCCATGATTTCAATCAGGAAACGTCAACAAAAGTTAATTCAAGTTGAGCAGTTGTTGTAGTACCTTTGCGTTTTCCACACAGACAAAATCTTTGTAACAGGCCTCCATCTGCAAGTGAGGATTCCACAACACTGCATCTGACCAACTGCATTTCAAAATAACAACTTTAACAATGTCAAAACATAGTCCTTCAATTCACAGATATCCACCTACCTTGAATTTGAGATGGCAATTTTGTCACCCAATCCATTGTCCAGGATGAGCTCACTCGGTGCACCAAGGTAGATGCAGTCAACAAATCCTGGGAAAGTCACCTCCTCCCTATATGGTATTGAGTGGCTCAAAAACTTATGTTCAGCAGCATACACCATACTTACTGCCACAATGAGTGCATCCAGCACAAATATCTAATAGGTGATGCAAGAGCTCTGAACATCTCTTACACAAAAGTGAGAATAAATGCAATATTGCTTTCTGCTCCCACAGAGTCACATACAGTGTATAGATGCAAATACAATGACAAGGCAGGAAACCTAAATGCTAACAGTGTTTTGTGAATACTGGGGCATAGATGGGTAAATTCAATTAGGTAACACAAGAAACAAGAGTCTAATTTATTTTTTCACACATAAGAGGGTGAGTGTAGTGATGTCCTCATATCTATTGACCAAAATTCAAACTGACCTCTCTTCTTTGCCCTCCAAAGGATTTTTCGGGTCAGGATCCTTATTGAGAGTCTTACAACCTTTCAGACCTTTCACAGAAACGCCAGTTATGGAAGCCTGTAAACCAAATGTGCGAACGGAAAATACATGGAATCATTGTTCTTAAGGCGGTATAGCATCCTGTGACGCCTTGAGTACACCTTATCACCTTGGCGACAAAGGCATAACTAGGTCCTAGTGGCACCTTGGGTATGCCTTGTCACCTAGGCATCGCCTATGATGCCTTAAGAAGAAGGCATGGTATTTcagaaaggaaaaaagaaagtgGTTCCAAGAAAACTGCGACTTACACGGAAATAAGTGTGGAGTGCTGAGTTGAATGAGAAAGGCTTGTCATCCATATTTGTTATTTTTAGAGTTGTTGACAAGCTTGTAGAGTGCAGGGAAACCTACAAAtatttcaaaagaaaaaaaaacaaatacTCAAACCCATATGCAGCAAAGGCAAGGCTACAACTTCTGTTGTGAAAGGTCATCCGTATGGACAGAAAGCATCAAGCCACACAGTCCTCAGCAGAGTTTAACCTTGTACAATGCTTGGAAGCTAAAATCCCACATAGAACGGCTGTAAGAGTCATCTTTAAGTTCCAAAGTTACAGCTGGATCTCCTTCGGTGACTTCTGAATCTGCGATGGACCAATTCACATTCCGTGCAAACCCATGCTGTCAAAAGTAAATTAGCCTAGGTAAATACAAAGAGTACACTGGACACACGTATCATTATCGTGCAGCAGAATATAAAATGCGGTAAACATTATGCTACATAACTGCATCATTGTATTTGGTATAACAAAAACATAGATAATGGCTACTATGATACTTTCTCCAACCTAGTAGAAGTGAAGGAATTCCTCAATGCAAAAATTTTAAGGCTAACTTGGGGTCCATTGGTTGATTTTGCTAAGACATTTAATATTTGAATGTGGCATCAGCAAAAAATTACAATTAATCTTTTTGGGACCAAAGATCCATTAGGAGTAATGCTTTTTTGTCATATTTACTTTCTTTTCCGGTCCACATGGTTACAAAAGAAAAATGGTTTCACAAACCTGCTGCATGGGACCTGGACCAAACTGGGGGAAACAATGTGGAATTCCGCCACTGCTTTCAAAAAGGTATGTAGTTAGCATGCTTACTGGGTAAACACCTGATGTTCTATGGCATATGGTTTCAGTCCAACCTGATAGGTTTCTGCCCATTGAACACTGCATCTGGTCGAACAAAGAGCAGGTCCTTGCCATTAGGGACTTTGAAAGAAGTAACGCATGCTCCGAACAGATAGATCTCAGCCTCGCTTCATGCATAAAACGTTATACAATTAGTTGGCACTAAAGTGAAAAAGAACTGAGAGTGAATGATAATATACATTTTTAATCACATGGAAAAAGTGAAATTCAGGATAAGTTTCTAAATGCAAATGTACCAAGGTCAGGTTAGGACTGCCAAGGGAAATCCTACCACAGGAACACATCTTGTAAACACTATTTACAAATCATAATAACTAGGTAAACCACCGAAGAAAAGCATGCATAATTAGTCAACTCTGACTATCTGTCTCATATTTCCCCCAATCTAGTGTTGTGACTCGTGCTGCATACGCAATGATGCAACCCAATGCTCCCCTCCCGTCACCTAATATCCCCAGCCAAGCTCCTATCTCTAATAAGTAAAAACTCATCTCCTAAACTAAAACTAGTCAGTCCCCTGACTCCCCTCAAGAATCACATACAGAATGCACACCGAGATTGATCACCTGATGTTCTTCccagaaaaaaataaaataaaataaaaagaattACCTTCCATGCGGGGATTTGAGGTCGATTTTCTGCAGTCCGCCATTGCCCTCCGACACCGCCACGCCGGGCGCGTACACCTTCTGCCCCACGCTGGCCATGGCCACCACCGTAGAGCGCCTGAATTCAAGAACCGAAGCCGATGCAGGCGACGAGAATCGTCAGTTCACACCGATACGCATATGGATCGATTCAGACACGTGCAGACTAGTAGCCGTCGTACCTGAACCGCCGAGGTGAAttggaagaggaggaggaggagaaggagacgAAGGAGAGTGAAGGGAGGGTGGAGGCGCAAGAAGCCGCCATTTCTGTTTGGCCCCAAAGGTGAAGATGCGATGCCTGTTCGTGCGCCCCTTCCTCGGAGCAGCTGAGACTGCGGTGGTGTTTTTGCCTAGTTTAGAGTGGCAAGTGCACAGGATCTTCTACACGGGAGAGCGCCGTGTGCGTCATTCGTGCTTAGTGCCTAATCAAAGAAGCCAGGCGGCTGTCATGATACATGCTAACGAAGATGTTTAGAAATGTTGCTTTCCTTAATTCAGATATCCACAATCCAGATTTTCAAGATCCAAAGCCGAAAGAAAAATCCCCTTACTACAAAACTTTTTTTTGTCCAATCACTTCACATGTTGCTAGGTGCTTAGAGGGAGGAAGAAGTGTTTATTCGTTTGTTTTAGCTGTTTCTTAAGGTGCGAAGTCCCCATCTCGCAGGGCTCTATAGTTTACATCGTTGTGTTAAATAAAAAATTGGTTTAAATATCTATTCTTATTCCAAAAGGAAACGAAAATGACTACTCCTCAGTACATCCTGACTCCACCTTCATGAATTCTTGGAAGCTAAGCTTTATGGCAGACAGACAGAGTTTGCAAATGCCAAGCTGGTCTACTCTATTGCCCATGCATTTATCTATCATATCTCTTGAGTTCTTGTACACTTGCATGAACAGTTTTTGAACACAAGCACAGAAAGGACTAAGGAGGCTACAGTCTGTTGCCACACAACCGATCCGAGCTGTTTCGCCGGAGGCACTTTGTGGCCTTGAGGATGGTACAAAACCCAGCTTGTGCTTGTCCCTTGCGAGAAATTTTTATTCTGGGCGGGATATGCTATTCCAATGCCCTTTGAGCCACTGAAAGGCCTTCGCCATGGAAGGAGCACATCTCAATGCATATACCTTTTCCATTGATCCTTTTTTTCTCTTGCTCTCTTCCATATTCTATGATTCTTCTCCACGGCAGGTTTAGCATCGGCCAAAACGAAACTGAAACTAGAATGGGATTCAACTAGTCGAGATAGCACAAGTTTGAAACTGACTGGAGTAACATTTTGTTGTAATCCAAACCTGCTCCCTCATAATTTAGATTTTGATAGAGAGTAAATGAGTAATTATACAGTAAATGATACTAAATTCTTCACGCTTTAGATTTCTAGATTACAATCGCATCTGACTATGTCAAACAGCTCGTTGCCCTCATCTGTCGTTTCAGACACTCACAAAATCCGTCACAATTTACAATCCTCTCTATAAAACCATCGTTTGCACAGTTCAGCGTGCTGCCTCTTCCGTGTTTGATTTCCCGCCATCCCCCGCGCTCTTACCGCCAGCACCACCGCCGTTGCTCGCCGTCGCCAGCGGCGGTGCATGATCCGCTACGCACTGGAACCGGCAGGCGCCGGGTCTCGGCTTCCGCGGCGCCTCCGTGTCGCTCCCGCTCTCCATCATCAGCGCGCGCAGGCactgcctccgcctccgcctcgccgcctcgccgccaccTGCCGCCGCGCTCTTTTCCCGCGGCGTCACAACGAGCGGCGGTCTTCGCACGGCGGGCTCCTTTGGCTTATCTTCCTCCTTCGAG is part of the Panicum hallii strain FIL2 chromosome 2, PHallii_v3.1, whole genome shotgun sequence genome and encodes:
- the LOC112881870 gene encoding bifunctional protein FolD 2-like isoform X1 → MGGAAVAVLAAATATRQNRAPLASLLTRVVRGLHDASVAAAAAEEDKAGAGSRRRRRRSSSSLLLGPDFLDTWDLPPRAASRTPPPQDGGADYGYTATIIDGKSIAEDIRLHIAEEVRQMKSAVGHVPGLAVVLVGDRRDSESYVRYKTKGCEEVGIKSLLAKLPGNCTEDEVMDSVSRFNEDPSVHGILVQLPLPQHMDEERILSAISLEKDVDGFHPLNVGNLALRSRKPLFLPCAAKACIELLLQSGIELMGKHVTVIGRSKVVGLPTSLLLQRHHATVSVIHAFTTNPEAITRESDIVISAAGVANLVRGSWLKQGAVVIDVGTNPIEDPTSDYGYRLTGDVCFEEAVKVASAITPVPGGVGPVTIAMLLGNTLDSAKRFYGLSD
- the LOC112881870 gene encoding bifunctional protein FolD 1, mitochondrial-like isoform X2, producing the protein MGGAAVAVLAAATATRQNRAPLASLLTRVVRGLHDASVAAAAAEEDKAGAGSRRRRRRSSSSLLLGPDFLDTWDLPPRAASRTPPPQDGGADYGYTATIIDGKSIAEDIRLHIAEEVRQMKSAVGHVPGLAVVLVGDRRDSESYVRYKTKGCEEVGIKSLLAKLPGNCTEDEVMDSVSRFNEDPSVHGILVQLPLPQHMDEERILSAISLEKDVDGFHPLNVGNLALRSRKPLFLPCAAKACIELLLQSGIELMGKHVTVIGRSKVVGLPTSLLLQRHHATVSVIHAFTTNPEAITRESDIVISAAGVANLVRGSWLKQGAVVIDVGTNPIEVKTVVFYCTFAQ
- the LOC112881872 gene encoding putative glucose-6-phosphate 1-epimerase, whose amino-acid sequence is MAASCASTLPSLSFVSFSSSSSSNSPRRFRRSTVVAMASVGQKVYAPGVAVSEGNGGLQKIDLKSPHGSEAEIYLFGACVTSFKVPNGKDLLFVRPDAVFNGQKPISGGIPHCFPQFGPGPMQQHGFARNVNWSIADSEVTEGDPAVTLELKDDSYSRSMWDFSFQALYKVSLHSTSLSTTLKITNMDDKPFSFNSALHTYFRASITGVSVKGLKGCKTLNKDPDPKNPLEGKEEREEVTFPGFVDCIYLGAPSELILDNGLGDKIAISNSSWSDAVLWNPHLQMEACYKDFVCVENAKIETVQLEPKQSWVAEQKIELV